A genomic segment from Gossypium hirsutum isolate 1008001.06 chromosome D04, Gossypium_hirsutum_v2.1, whole genome shotgun sequence encodes:
- the LOC121202936 gene encoding protein LAZY 1 isoform X2 yields the protein MKLLGWMQHKLRPSNIEPFKDFTIGNYCTCLLAHSPLSDHQGYEYGSRYSTLSQQEIENSFREFKGKGGEDNFGDETSSVISELFQGFLTIGTLGSQQIMSEPETPTFKVSLDNITEDETEVTENDLKLINDELGRFLEAEAEEHGSNESSGRNSQVSTITLSGKAIQAAASVEECGKTILCPLQGYLFGSSVELPEPRFEVKKEKASLAELFYRTKVAEEYNNNPMEKSGKEDTQTKQTTKPVKHLIKKIIKKFHASSGKEETNSFSTKKKLQKVIKLFHRKIHPENSIAQRESKMNTAPYSDNDYTGGDNMRFPQGSRSKAGLGNNKKKTISKLPQYGLTGCTAATENGEHWIKTDADYLVLEL from the exons ATGAAG TTACTAGGGTGGATGCAGCATAAGTTACGTCCAAGTAATATTGAACCTTTCAAGGATTTCACAATCG GGAACTATTGTACCTGTCTTTTAGCTCACTCACCTCTCAGTGATCATCAAGGCTATGAATATGGATCCAGATATTCAACCCTGTCCCAACAGGAAATCGAAAACTCCTTCAGAGAATTCAAAGGCAAGGGAGGAGAAGATAACTTTGGAGATGAAACATCCAGTGTTATCTCGGAGCTATTCCAGGGGTTTCTCACCATTGGAACTCTGGGATCCCAACAAATTATGAGCGAGCCTGAAACGCCGACATTCAAAGTGTCTTTGGATAACATAACCGAGGATGAAACAGAGGTGACAGAAAATGATTTGAAGCTCATCAACGATGAACTGGGGAGATTCCTTGAAGCTGAAGCTGAAGAGCATGGATCCAATGAATCATCAGGAAGGAACAGTCAGGTTAGCACGATCACACTCAGTGGTAAGGCAATACAAGCAGCAGCCAGTGTTGAAGAATGTGGGAAGACAATCCTATGTCCACTCCAAGGATATCTGTTTGGGTCATCAGTTGAACTTCCAGAACCAAGATTCGAGGTGAAGAAGGAAAAGGCATCACTTGCAGAACTGTTCTACAGGACAAAAGTAGCAGAAGAGTATAATAATAATCCCATGGAAAAAAGTGGGAAAGAGGACACCCAGACCAAGCAAACCACTAAACCTGTCAAACATCTCAtcaagaaaattattaaaaagtttcATGCTTCTTCAGGGAAAGAAGAAACTAATTCcttttcaacaaagaaaaagcTCCAAAAG GTCATAAAACTGTTCCACAGAAAAATCCACCCTGAAAACTCTATAGCTCAAAGAGAGTCTAAGATGAATACTGCTCCTTATAGTGACAATGACTATACTGGTGGAGACAACATGCGGTTTCCTCAGGGATCAAGATCTAAGGCAGGATTAGGAAACAACAAGAAGAAGACCATCTCTAAACTGCCTCAATACGGGCTTACTGGCTGTACTGCTGCAACTGAAAATGGGGAGCACTGGATTAAAACAGATGCAGACT ATTTGGTGTTGGAGCTGTAG
- the LOC121202936 gene encoding protein LAZY 1 isoform X1: MKLLGWMQHKLRPSNIEPFKDFTIGNYCTCLLAHSPLSDHQGYEYGSRYSTLSQQEIENSFREFKGKGGEDNFGDETSSVISELFQGFLTIGTLGSQQIMSEPETPTFKVSLDNITEDETEVTENDLKLINDELGRFLEAEAEEHGSNESSGRNSQVSTITLSGKAIQAAASVEECGKTILCPLQGYLFGSSVELPEPRFEVKKEKASLAELFYRTKVAEEYNNNPMEKSGKEDTQTKQTTKPVKHLIKKIIKKFHASSGKEETNSFSTKKKLQKVIKLFHRKIHPENSIAQRESKMNTAPYSDNDYTGGDNMRFPQGSRSKAGLGNNKKKTISKLPQYGLTGCTAATENGEHWIKTDADCKYNAHTTK; this comes from the exons ATGAAG TTACTAGGGTGGATGCAGCATAAGTTACGTCCAAGTAATATTGAACCTTTCAAGGATTTCACAATCG GGAACTATTGTACCTGTCTTTTAGCTCACTCACCTCTCAGTGATCATCAAGGCTATGAATATGGATCCAGATATTCAACCCTGTCCCAACAGGAAATCGAAAACTCCTTCAGAGAATTCAAAGGCAAGGGAGGAGAAGATAACTTTGGAGATGAAACATCCAGTGTTATCTCGGAGCTATTCCAGGGGTTTCTCACCATTGGAACTCTGGGATCCCAACAAATTATGAGCGAGCCTGAAACGCCGACATTCAAAGTGTCTTTGGATAACATAACCGAGGATGAAACAGAGGTGACAGAAAATGATTTGAAGCTCATCAACGATGAACTGGGGAGATTCCTTGAAGCTGAAGCTGAAGAGCATGGATCCAATGAATCATCAGGAAGGAACAGTCAGGTTAGCACGATCACACTCAGTGGTAAGGCAATACAAGCAGCAGCCAGTGTTGAAGAATGTGGGAAGACAATCCTATGTCCACTCCAAGGATATCTGTTTGGGTCATCAGTTGAACTTCCAGAACCAAGATTCGAGGTGAAGAAGGAAAAGGCATCACTTGCAGAACTGTTCTACAGGACAAAAGTAGCAGAAGAGTATAATAATAATCCCATGGAAAAAAGTGGGAAAGAGGACACCCAGACCAAGCAAACCACTAAACCTGTCAAACATCTCAtcaagaaaattattaaaaagtttcATGCTTCTTCAGGGAAAGAAGAAACTAATTCcttttcaacaaagaaaaagcTCCAAAAG GTCATAAAACTGTTCCACAGAAAAATCCACCCTGAAAACTCTATAGCTCAAAGAGAGTCTAAGATGAATACTGCTCCTTATAGTGACAATGACTATACTGGTGGAGACAACATGCGGTTTCCTCAGGGATCAAGATCTAAGGCAGGATTAGGAAACAACAAGAAGAAGACCATCTCTAAACTGCCTCAATACGGGCTTACTGGCTGTACTGCTGCAACTGAAAATGGGGAGCACTGGATTAAAACAGATGCAGACTGTAAGTACAATGCACACACCACAAAGTAA